In Paenibacillus sonchi, a single genomic region encodes these proteins:
- the sigE gene encoding RNA polymerase sporulation sigma factor SigE, with amino-acid sequence MMVKWKIALQLQYYRMLFLLGLKSQEIYYIGGSEALPPPLTREEEEFLLQRLSSGDAAVRAMLIERNLRLVVYIARKFENTGINIEDLVSIGAIGLIKAVNTFDPEKKIKLATYASRCIENEILMYLRRNSKTRSEVSFDEPLNIDWDGNELLLSDVLGTENDTIYRNIEEQVDRKLLQKALEKLSERERLIMELRFGLRGGEEKTQKDVADLLGISQSYISRLEKRIIKRLRKEFNKMV; translated from the coding sequence ATAATGGTCAAATGGAAGATTGCGCTGCAGCTGCAATATTACCGCATGCTGTTTCTGCTGGGGCTGAAGAGCCAGGAAATCTATTATATCGGCGGAAGTGAGGCTTTGCCCCCGCCCCTGACAAGAGAAGAAGAGGAATTCCTGCTGCAGCGGCTTTCCAGTGGCGATGCGGCGGTCCGTGCCATGCTGATTGAACGCAACTTGCGGCTGGTGGTCTATATTGCCCGCAAATTCGAGAACACCGGCATTAACATTGAGGATCTGGTATCCATCGGGGCGATTGGCTTGATCAAGGCCGTCAACACCTTTGACCCGGAGAAAAAAATCAAGCTGGCCACCTACGCCTCGCGCTGCATTGAGAATGAGATTCTGATGTATTTGCGGCGCAACAGCAAAACCCGGAGTGAGGTTTCTTTTGATGAGCCGCTGAATATCGACTGGGACGGCAACGAGCTGCTGCTCTCGGATGTGCTGGGCACGGAGAATGACACCATCTACCGCAACATTGAAGAGCAGGTGGACCGCAAACTGCTGCAGAAGGCGCTGGAGAAGCTGAGCGAGCGGGAAAGACTGATTATGGAGCTGCGTTTCGGGCTGCGCGGCGGGGAAGAAAAAACGCAAAAGGATGTTGCCGATCTGCTGGGAATCTCCCAATCCTACATCTCGCGTTTGGAGAAAAGAATCATCAAGCGGCTGCGCAAAGAGTTCAACAAGATGGTCTGA
- a CDS encoding cell division protein SepF yields the protein MGVMNRFMSFLGLQEEEEIVEREQISRDEEEYEPAPVETRKNQRANVVSIHSQKNVKVVLYEPRSYEEAQEIADHLRAHRTVVINLQRVRNDQAMRIIDFLSGTVYALGGGISKIGGNIFMCTPDTVEIQGSISEILGDDQDYNRMR from the coding sequence ATGGGCGTGATGAACCGGTTTATGAGTTTTTTGGGCTTGCAGGAGGAAGAGGAAATTGTAGAGCGGGAGCAAATTTCCCGCGATGAGGAAGAATATGAGCCTGCCCCTGTAGAAACCCGCAAAAATCAGCGGGCGAACGTCGTCAGTATCCATTCGCAAAAAAATGTAAAAGTCGTGCTGTATGAGCCCCGTTCTTACGAGGAGGCACAGGAAATCGCCGACCATCTCAGAGCCCACCGCACCGTAGTAATCAATCTGCAGCGGGTCCGAAATGACCAGGCGATGCGGATCATTGATTTTCTCAGCGGAACCGTTTATGCCCTGGGCGGAGGGATTTCCAAAATTGGGGGCAATATATTTATGTGCACACCGGATACCGTTGAAATCCAAGGCTCCATTTCGGAGATTCTGGGTGACGATCAAGACTACAACAGAATGAGGTGA
- the sigG gene encoding RNA polymerase sporulation sigma factor SigG, with amino-acid sequence MTRNKVEICGVDTAKLPVLTNVEMRELFTSLQQQGERSAREKLVNGNLRLVLSVIQRFNNRGEFVDDLFQVGCIGLMKAIDNFDLSQNVKFSTYAVPMIIGEIRRYLRDNNPIRVSRSLRDIAYKALQVRDSLTNQNSREPTIFEISEALGVPKEDVVFALDAIQDPVSLFEPIYHDGGDPIYVMDQISDDKNKDVSWIEEIALREAMQRLGQREKRILSMRFFEGKTQMEVADEIGISQAQVSRLEKSAIQQMQKHVKS; translated from the coding sequence ATGACCCGAAATAAAGTCGAGATTTGCGGTGTGGACACCGCCAAGCTGCCCGTTCTGACGAACGTGGAGATGCGGGAGCTGTTCACTTCGCTGCAGCAGCAGGGCGAGCGATCCGCCAGAGAGAAATTGGTAAACGGTAACCTTAGACTCGTTCTTAGCGTTATTCAAAGATTCAACAACCGGGGAGAGTTCGTTGACGACCTGTTCCAGGTAGGCTGCATCGGGTTGATGAAAGCCATCGATAACTTTGACTTATCGCAAAATGTGAAGTTCTCCACCTATGCGGTGCCGATGATCATCGGTGAAATCCGCCGCTACTTACGTGACAACAACCCGATCCGGGTCTCCCGGTCCCTGCGGGACATTGCATATAAAGCGCTGCAGGTGCGGGACAGTCTGACGAATCAGAATTCACGGGAACCGACGATTTTTGAAATTTCCGAGGCGCTTGGCGTTCCCAAAGAAGATGTGGTATTTGCTCTCGATGCGATTCAGGACCCGGTCTCTTTGTTCGAACCCATCTATCACGACGGCGGAGATCCGATTTATGTGATGGATCAGATCAGCGATGACAAAAACAAGGATGTGTCGTGGATCGAGGAAATTGCGCTCCGCGAGGCGATGCAGCGGCTGGGCCAGCGGGAAAAAAGGATTCTGTCGATGCGTTTTTTTGAAGGCAAAACCCAAATGGAGGTCGCTGATGAGATTGGCATCTCTCAGGCTCAGGTATCCCGTCTGGAGAAGTCGGCCATTCAGCAGATGCAGAAGCATGTTAAGTCTTAA
- a CDS encoding RNA-binding protein — translation MKNEIYGHFHPDERQFVDKALEWVTSAGEYHESKLTEFLDPRQGFILQTLVNRHPDVSVRWEGGSAEAERKRALVAPDYLDLEAEDMKLKVLAISSGEQKFLALEHGDYMGAILGLGMKRGKIGDIHVLEDGCHVVVAADIADYLAMNLTGVHRINVSTEILPLSGLRSSQVKLETIDLTVASLRLDGIAADVTRLSRSKILAPIKAGKVRVNWKVEEDPSCGLKDGDMVSIQGFGRFKILEIGSLTKKGRYRVQVGKFV, via the coding sequence ATGAAGAATGAAATTTACGGACATTTCCACCCCGACGAACGGCAATTTGTGGACAAGGCCTTGGAGTGGGTCACCAGTGCAGGAGAGTATCATGAATCCAAGCTGACAGAATTTTTGGACCCCCGCCAAGGTTTTATTCTGCAGACGCTGGTTAACCGCCACCCGGATGTTTCTGTAAGGTGGGAAGGCGGATCGGCGGAAGCAGAACGGAAGCGGGCATTGGTGGCTCCCGATTACCTGGACCTTGAGGCCGAAGATATGAAGCTGAAGGTCCTCGCCATTTCCTCTGGAGAACAAAAGTTTCTGGCCTTGGAACATGGCGATTATATGGGCGCAATCCTGGGGCTGGGAATGAAGAGAGGGAAAATCGGCGATATCCATGTGCTCGAGGATGGCTGTCATGTAGTTGTGGCGGCGGACATCGCCGATTATTTGGCGATGAACCTGACCGGTGTGCACCGGATAAATGTCAGTACAGAGATATTGCCATTATCCGGTCTGCGCAGCAGCCAGGTGAAGCTGGAGACCATAGACTTGACGGTTGCTTCGCTGCGGCTTGACGGCATTGCGGCGGATGTGACCCGGCTTAGCCGGAGTAAAATTCTTGCGCCCATCAAGGCCGGCAAGGTCCGCGTCAACTGGAAGGTTGAGGAAGATCCTTCCTGCGGACTTAAGGACGGGGATATGGTCTCCATTCAGGGTTTTGGCCGGTTCAAGATTCTGGAGATCGGATCTCTGACCAAAAAAGGCCGCTATCGGGTGCAGGTCGGCAAATTTGTCTGA
- the ileS gene encoding isoleucine--tRNA ligase, whose product MQKVDVKEKARARDVRILKKWSDENTFRRSMENREGRPNYVFYEGPPTANGVPHIGHVLGRVIKDFIGRYQTMKGYRVVRKAGWDTHGLPVELGVQKKLGISGKQEIEEYGVEKFIKECKESVFGYEKQWREFTEAIGYWTDLDHPYVTLDNTYIESVWNILATVHEKGLLYRGHRVSPYCPSCQTTLSSHEVAQGYKTVKDLSATAKFKLNGSGDYVLAWTTTPWTLPAHMALAMNPDMEYVRARQEDGVYVLAKNLAEEVLKGEYTILSTHKGTDFIGQSYTPPFGYIQAEKHNVIVGASFVTDSSGTGIVHMAPAHGEDDYKSCRENGISFVNVVDTSGKYTDVVSDFAGRFVKDCDLDIVKVLSEKGLLYSKEKYEHSYPFCWRCDTPLLYYATDSWFIQTTAIKDQLIANNNSVDWYPDHVREGRFGKFLEELVDWNISRNRYWGTPLNIWVCQDTGKEFAPHSIAELRSMAIGEVPEDIELHKPYVDNIKLRSPFSEGGVMVRTSEVIDVWFDSGSMPFAQSHYPFENQDKFEDQYPADMICEGIDQTRGWFYSLLAVSTLFKGKAPYKAVIAHGHIFDENGQKMSKSKGNVIDPWEIMNEYGTDAFRWAILSDSAPWNNKRFSRGLVGETKSKIVDTLVNTHAFLTLYAGIDGYDPADHPFKVSGHKLDRWILSRLNSLILLVDKGLAVNDFVNTSKAVENFVDELSNWYIRRSRDRFWGSGLGEEKLDAYRTLTHVLLTTATLMAPFTPMLSEDIFMNLGGGESVHLADYPVADESLIDLELEQDMESARQIVELARNVRNETGIKNRQPLSELIVSIDRSFHLADYEEIIKDEINVKEIVVEHSDSGFVDFTLKLNLKVAGKKYGKNVGFLQGFLKALDSEATRKTVQEGVIAIVSPEGEELQITAEELLVEKQAKPGFASASGYGLTVALNTEITPELVQEGWVREIVRAVQDYRKRLDLPIEKRIALTLKVDGELKAAVTAFEHVLRENVLVTTVDFDGEHAFETVEAGGKSIGIHIGA is encoded by the coding sequence ATGCAAAAGGTAGATGTCAAAGAAAAAGCGCGGGCCAGAGACGTCCGCATTTTGAAGAAATGGAGCGACGAAAATACGTTCCGCAGATCCATGGAGAACCGTGAAGGCCGTCCGAACTATGTGTTCTATGAAGGACCGCCGACGGCCAATGGCGTACCGCATATCGGGCACGTGCTCGGGCGGGTCATCAAGGACTTTATCGGCCGCTACCAGACGATGAAAGGCTACCGGGTAGTGCGTAAGGCAGGCTGGGATACTCACGGGCTGCCGGTAGAACTCGGCGTACAGAAAAAGCTGGGAATCTCCGGCAAGCAAGAGATCGAAGAATATGGTGTGGAGAAGTTCATCAAGGAGTGTAAGGAAAGTGTCTTCGGGTACGAGAAGCAGTGGCGCGAGTTCACGGAAGCCATCGGGTACTGGACCGATCTGGATCACCCGTATGTTACCTTGGACAATACGTACATCGAGAGCGTGTGGAACATTCTTGCAACGGTCCATGAGAAAGGGCTGCTGTACCGCGGACACCGGGTAAGCCCGTATTGCCCAAGCTGCCAGACGACGCTAAGCTCGCATGAAGTGGCGCAGGGCTACAAGACGGTTAAAGACCTTAGTGCAACAGCCAAGTTCAAGCTGAACGGCAGCGGCGACTATGTGCTCGCCTGGACGACCACGCCTTGGACACTGCCGGCGCATATGGCACTGGCGATGAACCCGGACATGGAGTATGTCCGCGCCCGGCAGGAAGACGGCGTGTATGTGCTCGCAAAGAATCTCGCGGAAGAGGTATTGAAGGGTGAATATACGATCCTGTCCACGCACAAGGGCACGGATTTTATCGGTCAGAGCTATACACCGCCATTCGGATATATCCAGGCCGAAAAACATAATGTAATCGTCGGCGCATCCTTTGTTACGGATTCCAGCGGTACAGGGATCGTGCATATGGCTCCGGCACATGGCGAAGATGACTATAAAAGCTGCCGTGAGAATGGCATCAGCTTTGTCAACGTAGTAGATACTTCCGGTAAGTATACGGATGTGGTTTCTGATTTTGCCGGACGGTTCGTGAAGGATTGCGATCTGGATATTGTCAAGGTGCTATCCGAGAAAGGCCTGCTGTACAGCAAAGAGAAATACGAGCACAGCTATCCGTTCTGCTGGCGCTGCGATACCCCGCTGCTCTACTATGCAACAGACAGCTGGTTTATCCAGACAACGGCCATCAAGGACCAGCTTATTGCGAACAACAACAGTGTGGATTGGTACCCGGATCACGTGCGCGAAGGCCGCTTCGGCAAATTCCTGGAGGAACTGGTGGACTGGAACATCAGCCGCAACCGCTATTGGGGGACTCCGCTGAATATCTGGGTCTGCCAGGATACGGGCAAGGAATTTGCGCCGCACAGCATTGCTGAACTGAGATCGATGGCGATCGGAGAGGTGCCGGAGGATATCGAGCTCCACAAGCCTTATGTAGACAACATCAAGCTGCGCAGTCCGTTCAGCGAGGGCGGAGTAATGGTGCGGACCTCAGAGGTTATCGACGTCTGGTTTGACAGCGGCTCGATGCCGTTCGCCCAAAGCCACTATCCGTTTGAAAATCAAGACAAGTTCGAGGACCAATATCCGGCAGACATGATCTGCGAAGGGATTGACCAGACACGCGGCTGGTTCTACAGCTTGCTTGCGGTATCGACGCTGTTCAAAGGCAAAGCTCCGTATAAGGCGGTTATTGCCCACGGCCACATCTTTGATGAGAACGGCCAAAAAATGTCCAAATCCAAAGGCAATGTCATTGACCCTTGGGAAATCATGAACGAATACGGCACGGATGCGTTCCGCTGGGCGATCCTGTCCGACAGCGCGCCATGGAACAACAAACGGTTCTCGCGCGGCCTGGTTGGTGAGACCAAATCCAAAATTGTGGATACGCTGGTCAACACCCATGCGTTCCTGACGCTGTATGCCGGCATCGACGGCTATGATCCTGCTGATCATCCGTTCAAAGTATCGGGGCATAAGCTGGACCGCTGGATTCTGTCCCGTCTGAACAGTCTGATCCTGCTGGTGGATAAGGGCCTGGCGGTTAATGACTTCGTCAATACGTCCAAGGCGGTTGAAAACTTTGTGGATGAGCTGAGCAACTGGTATATCCGCCGTTCCCGTGACCGTTTCTGGGGCAGCGGGCTGGGCGAGGAGAAGCTTGATGCTTACCGCACATTGACGCATGTTCTGCTGACTACGGCTACGCTGATGGCTCCCTTTACACCGATGCTGTCCGAGGATATCTTTATGAATCTGGGCGGCGGTGAAAGTGTGCATTTGGCAGATTATCCTGTGGCCGATGAGAGTCTGATCGATCTGGAGCTAGAGCAGGATATGGAGAGTGCGAGACAGATTGTTGAGCTGGCCCGCAACGTCCGCAATGAGACCGGCATCAAGAACCGCCAGCCGTTGTCCGAGCTGATTGTATCGATTGACCGCAGCTTCCATTTGGCGGATTACGAAGAGATCATCAAGGATGAAATCAATGTCAAAGAGATTGTGGTGGAGCACAGCGACAGCGGATTTGTAGATTTTACATTGAAGCTCAATCTGAAGGTGGCCGGTAAAAAATACGGTAAAAACGTCGGCTTCCTCCAGGGCTTCCTGAAAGCCTTGGATAGTGAGGCTACCCGCAAAACCGTACAGGAAGGCGTTATTGCGATTGTATCTCCGGAAGGGGAAGAGCTGCAGATTACCGCTGAGGAGCTGCTTGTAGAGAAACAGGCCAAACCTGGTTTTGCTTCGGCATCCGGGTACGGACTTACAGTAGCGCTGAATACGGAGATCACACCGGAGCTGGTGCAGGAAGGCTGGGTACGCGAGATCGTGCGCGCGGTCCAGGATTACCGCAAACGCCTGGATCTGCCGATTGAGAAACGGATTGCGCTGACGCTTAAGGTGGACGGCGAGCTGAAAGCGGCAGTAACGGCATTTGAACATGTGCTCCGCGAGAATGTGCTGGTAACTACAGTTGATTTCGATGGAGAGCATGCGTTTGAGACCGTAGAAGCCGGAGGCAAATCGATCGGAATTCATATCGGAGCCTAA
- a CDS encoding YggT family protein, producing the protein MSQINLIIEILYNIYFVMIIFYVLMSWLPNVRDSFIGELLGKLVEPYLTPFRRIIPALFGTIDISPIIALFVLEFAKNGLQYIVAYVF; encoded by the coding sequence TTGTCCCAAATCAATCTAATTATTGAAATCCTATACAACATCTACTTCGTGATGATCATCTTCTACGTCCTTATGTCCTGGCTTCCGAATGTACGGGACAGCTTCATCGGAGAATTGCTTGGCAAGCTGGTGGAACCGTACCTCACCCCCTTCCGGCGGATTATTCCGGCACTGTTCGGAACGATAGACATCTCCCCGATTATTGCCCTGTTTGTACTGGAATTTGCCAAGAACGGATTGCAGTATATTGTGGCGTATGTATTTTAG
- a CDS encoding YlmC/YmxH family sporulation protein — MKISNFQTKDVINIIDGKRLGQISDLELDLRRGVIDAIIIPGYTRFMGLFGGGTDLIIPWRNIVKIGADVVLVKMEEIRMPQNQEEREPMYLERGDRSDRRTY; from the coding sequence ATGAAAATCTCTAATTTCCAGACGAAGGATGTGATCAATATTATCGACGGGAAGCGGCTGGGGCAGATCAGTGATCTGGAACTTGATCTCCGCCGCGGCGTGATCGATGCAATCATTATTCCGGGGTATACGCGATTTATGGGCCTCTTCGGTGGAGGCACGGACCTGATTATTCCCTGGCGGAATATCGTGAAGATCGGCGCCGATGTTGTACTCGTCAAGATGGAGGAAATCCGGATGCCGCAAAATCAGGAAGAGCGGGAACCGATGTATCTGGAGCGGGGAGACCGCAGTGACCGGCGCACTTATTGA
- the spoIIGA gene encoding sigma-E processing peptidase SpoIIGA, producing MVVYIDLIFAANLLIDGILLWLTGWLVKLKVSWWRLILSALVGALYVVMMFVPELSFLYTFLIKFGLSVVMLWIAFGFRNLQSYLRALGAFYMINFAAAGGIVGVHYLLQSSGDIWNGILFTSSGGQAYRLKIGFWFVLALFPLVLLLFKLVQSSKVRREQLETYIGEVCVEIEGVSVTCPGLLDTGNRLNDPLTRIPVMVMEASLWEGHLPASWKGRLTEISSDKLLLEADGQSFAWQDRLRLVPYRGVNRGASLMLALKPDLVTIKLGEETFFSKRVLIGLDGGTLSGDGAYRAVIHPDLTQRETAAEAAVPS from the coding sequence CTGGTTGTTTATATTGACTTGATCTTCGCGGCCAATCTGCTGATCGACGGAATTCTTTTATGGCTCACAGGCTGGCTGGTCAAACTGAAAGTCTCTTGGTGGCGGCTCATTCTCTCCGCGCTGGTTGGCGCACTTTATGTGGTGATGATGTTTGTGCCGGAACTTTCGTTCCTGTACACCTTTCTCATCAAGTTTGGTTTGTCGGTAGTCATGCTGTGGATCGCTTTTGGTTTCAGGAATCTGCAAAGCTACCTTCGGGCACTAGGGGCATTTTATATGATTAATTTTGCCGCGGCCGGCGGAATTGTCGGCGTTCACTACTTGCTGCAGAGCTCTGGCGACATCTGGAACGGAATTCTGTTCACCTCCTCCGGCGGCCAAGCTTACCGTTTGAAAATCGGGTTTTGGTTCGTGCTTGCGCTTTTTCCGCTGGTCCTGCTTCTCTTCAAACTGGTCCAGTCCTCAAAAGTCCGGAGGGAACAACTGGAGACGTACATTGGAGAAGTATGCGTTGAGATTGAGGGGGTGAGCGTCACATGCCCCGGACTGCTGGACACCGGCAACCGTTTGAATGATCCGTTAACCCGGATTCCGGTTATGGTGATGGAAGCGTCGCTGTGGGAGGGACATTTGCCGGCCTCCTGGAAAGGCAGGCTGACCGAGATTAGCAGCGATAAGCTCTTGCTGGAAGCGGACGGGCAGTCTTTTGCCTGGCAGGACAGATTACGGCTGGTGCCTTATAGGGGAGTCAACCGCGGAGCATCGCTTATGCTCGCGCTGAAGCCGGATCTGGTGACGATAAAGCTTGGAGAGGAAACCTTTTTCAGCAAAAGGGTCCTTATCGGGCTGGATGGCGGGACACTGTCGGGAGACGGCGCGTACCGGGCGGTCATACACCCTGACCTGACCCAAAGAGAGACCGCTGCGGAGGCGGCGGTGCCTTCATGA
- a CDS encoding YggS family pyridoxal phosphate-dependent enzyme produces the protein MTLQERIAGVEERVARACAASGRDVADVKVIAVTKYVSLETVSAVLEAGLEDIAESRWQDAEPKWNALGHKGTWHFIGHLQTNKVKDVIGKFQYIHSLDRWSLARELHKKADAAGITVNVFLQVNISGEDTKFGLAPGDVPGFLHEIAGLHRIKVIGLMTMAPYEAEPEQTRPVFRGLRELRDKLNLLALTPEPIQELSMGMSNDFEVAIEEGATWVRLGTVLVGHEEGA, from the coding sequence TTGACACTGCAGGAAAGAATAGCCGGCGTAGAGGAACGTGTAGCACGTGCCTGTGCAGCAAGCGGCCGGGATGTGGCGGACGTCAAGGTTATCGCTGTGACGAAATATGTATCATTGGAAACGGTATCCGCAGTGCTGGAGGCAGGTCTTGAGGATATTGCTGAAAGCCGCTGGCAGGATGCTGAGCCCAAATGGAATGCCCTGGGACATAAAGGAACCTGGCATTTCATCGGACATTTGCAAACCAATAAGGTCAAGGATGTTATTGGCAAATTTCAATATATACACTCGCTTGACCGTTGGTCACTGGCGCGAGAATTGCACAAAAAGGCCGATGCTGCTGGAATTACCGTGAACGTCTTCCTCCAGGTGAATATCTCGGGAGAAGATACGAAATTCGGTCTGGCCCCCGGGGACGTGCCTGGGTTTCTGCATGAAATCGCGGGTCTGCACCGCATTAAGGTCATCGGACTGATGACTATGGCGCCTTATGAAGCGGAGCCGGAGCAGACCCGCCCGGTTTTCCGCGGGTTAAGGGAGCTTCGCGATAAGCTTAATCTGCTGGCCTTGACACCTGAGCCTATACAAGAGCTGTCGATGGGAATGTCGAATGATTTTGAAGTGGCGATAGAGGAAGGAGCCACCTGGGTACGCCTGGGTACGGTATTAGTAGGCCATGAGGAGGGAGCTTGA
- a CDS encoding DivIVA domain-containing protein translates to MPLTPLDIHNKEFSRRIRGYDEDEVNEFLDQVIKDYESVIRENKELHNQLLSLQERLDHFVNIEESLSKTILVAQEAADDVKNNSKKESQLIIKEAEKNADRIINEALSKSRKVAIETEELRKQASIYRTRFRTLLEAQLELLSTDDWNALESREVSENAL, encoded by the coding sequence ATGCCATTAACACCACTCGATATACATAACAAGGAGTTCTCCAGGAGAATCCGCGGTTATGATGAGGATGAGGTCAACGAATTTCTGGATCAGGTCATCAAGGATTATGAGAGCGTCATCCGTGAAAATAAGGAGCTGCACAACCAGCTTTTGTCCCTTCAGGAGCGGCTCGATCATTTTGTGAACATCGAAGAGAGCCTGTCCAAAACGATTCTCGTTGCTCAGGAAGCAGCCGATGATGTGAAAAACAACTCCAAAAAGGAGTCCCAGCTGATCATCAAGGAAGCGGAGAAAAACGCCGACCGGATCATTAACGAAGCATTATCTAAATCCCGCAAGGTTGCGATCGAGACGGAAGAGCTGCGCAAGCAGGCTTCCATCTACCGCACCCGTTTCCGGACGCTGCTGGAAGCGCAGCTGGAGCTGCTGTCCACCGACGACTGGAACGCCTTGGAGAGCCGCGAGGTAAGCGAGAACGCGCTCTGA
- a CDS encoding DUF5665 domain-containing protein, whose translation MPPEEKLNAVYRLTTGLVQQMEKARIAEYTQLLNSPWRLVWLNVLSGTARGLGIALGFTFFAATIIYVLQVLGALNLPIIGDYIADIVRIVQHQLELKTF comes from the coding sequence ATTCCGCCGGAAGAAAAGCTGAATGCGGTCTACCGGCTGACAACCGGGCTGGTCCAGCAGATGGAGAAAGCGCGGATTGCCGAATACACGCAGCTCCTGAACTCACCCTGGCGCCTGGTTTGGCTGAATGTACTGTCGGGAACGGCGCGGGGGTTGGGGATTGCGCTGGGCTTTACTTTTTTTGCCGCAACGATCATTTATGTGCTTCAGGTTCTTGGGGCGCTCAATCTGCCGATCATCGGCGATTACATTGCAGACATTGTGCGGATTGTACAGCATCAACTGGAGCTGAAGACTTTTTAA
- the pgeF gene encoding peptidoglycan editing factor PgeF, whose amino-acid sequence MEPFMQKSGAPMLLHLEPWRAEHAEITAGFTGRQGGIGKAPYDSFNCAFHVGDEPSDVLGNRTLLAESLGFTLQDWTCGEQTHGKDIAVVKADDRGRGSLDRASAFQGTDGLLTNVPGVLLTSFYADCVPLYFYDPLKKVVGLAHAGWKGTVAEIAAAMVARMETGYGSRPQDILAGIGPSIGDCCYEVDDYVMDHIRQLEDGLKTAAGSGPSQDLYRTSEADDRKSMLNLKEMNRRIMIKAGILPTHIECTSWCTSCNQDLFFSYRKENGVTGRMTSWIGIKES is encoded by the coding sequence ATGGAACCGTTTATGCAAAAGAGCGGCGCGCCTATGCTGCTTCATTTGGAGCCTTGGCGTGCGGAGCATGCCGAAATTACTGCAGGATTCACAGGCAGACAGGGTGGTATAGGCAAAGCGCCTTATGACAGCTTTAATTGTGCTTTTCATGTTGGAGATGAACCGTCGGATGTGCTCGGGAATCGTACTTTGCTTGCAGAAAGCCTCGGTTTTACATTGCAGGACTGGACCTGCGGAGAGCAAACCCACGGTAAAGATATAGCTGTGGTTAAAGCGGACGACCGCGGGCGGGGCAGTTTGGACAGAGCATCGGCGTTTCAAGGAACGGATGGTTTGCTCACGAATGTACCGGGTGTGCTGTTGACCTCTTTTTATGCCGATTGTGTGCCGCTCTACTTCTATGATCCCCTGAAGAAAGTGGTTGGACTCGCACATGCGGGCTGGAAAGGAACCGTGGCAGAGATTGCTGCTGCTATGGTAGCCCGCATGGAGACGGGGTATGGCAGCCGCCCGCAGGATATTCTTGCCGGGATCGGACCTTCAATCGGGGACTGCTGTTATGAAGTGGACGACTATGTCATGGATCATATCCGCCAGCTTGAGGATGGCCTGAAGACGGCAGCGGGTTCCGGCCCCTCACAGGACTTATACCGAACATCGGAAGCGGATGACCGTAAAAGCATGCTGAACTTGAAAGAAATGAATCGACGCATTATGATTAAAGCAGGAATATTGCCGACTCATATCGAATGTACATCTTGGTGTACAAGCTGTAATCAGGATTTATTCTTTTCGTACCGGAAGGAAAACGGAGTTACAGGAAGAATGACGAGCTGGATCGGAATAAAGGAGAGCTGA